One genomic window of Azospirillum sp. TSH58 includes the following:
- a CDS encoding N-acetylmuramoyl-L-alanine amidase → MTRTGTGCIDRPSPNHGPRPEGVGVELLILHYTGMPTAESALTRLCDPNAQVSAHYTVDEDGTVYAHVPEDRRAWHAGLSSWRGRADVNSRSIGIEIVNPGHEFGYRPFPAVQMAAVADLCRDIMGRHGIAPADVLGHSDIAPARKEDPGELFDWPGLAARGIGLWPEPAAADDPADSMEDSAEDVAALLGRYGYDTAESRVLLSFQRHFHPERLTGEPDPETLRRLRALLRTTGR, encoded by the coding sequence ATGACGCGCACGGGCACCGGATGCATCGACCGCCCCTCCCCCAACCACGGGCCGCGCCCCGAGGGTGTGGGGGTGGAGTTGCTGATCCTCCATTACACGGGGATGCCCACCGCCGAGTCGGCGCTGACCCGGCTGTGCGATCCCAACGCCCAGGTCAGCGCCCACTACACGGTGGACGAGGACGGCACCGTCTACGCCCATGTCCCGGAGGACCGGCGCGCCTGGCACGCCGGCCTGTCCTCCTGGCGGGGCCGGGCCGACGTCAACAGCCGCTCCATCGGAATCGAGATCGTCAATCCGGGGCACGAGTTCGGCTACCGCCCCTTCCCCGCCGTCCAGATGGCCGCCGTGGCCGATCTTTGCCGGGACATCATGGGCCGGCATGGAATCGCGCCCGCCGACGTGCTCGGCCACAGCGACATCGCCCCGGCCCGCAAGGAGGACCCCGGCGAGCTGTTCGACTGGCCGGGGCTGGCCGCGCGCGGAATCGGGCTGTGGCCCGAGCCCGCCGCGGCGGACGACCCGGCGGATTCCATGGAGGACTCGGCGGAGGATGTGGCGGCGCTTCTGGGACGCTATGGGTACGACACCGCCGAATCGCGGGTCCTGCTGTCCTTCCAGCGCCATTTCCACCCCGAACGCCTGACCGGGGAGCCCGACCCGGAGACGCTGCGCCGCCTGCGCGCCCTGCTGCGGACGACCGGGCGCTGA
- the ftsW gene encoding putative lipid II flippase FtsW produces the protein MMTFDRTDQSIFGRWWWTVDRWQLAALAVLMALGTVLITAASPPVAERIGIQDTFYFVERHLMMLIPSVAIMCGVSLLSPRGVRRAALVVFLIAVALVYATLVVGVEIKGARRWIHVPGLSIQPSEFVKPAFAVVGAWLFSLSRTNPGFPGTILSILLYGLTVGGLLLQPDLGMTVVVSAVWFSQFFLAGLNIMLVGGLGVLGVAGLVGAYFTLPHVHSRINRFLDPSSGDTYQVSRSLEAFANGGLMGTGPGQGTVKYSLPDSHADFIFAVAGEEMGLIFCLIIILLFAFIVLRGFARVFNDTNYFVLLAASGLLIQFGLQAAINMGSALHLMPTKGMTLPFISYGGSSLLALGFGMGMVLALTRKRFGPAE, from the coding sequence ATGATGACCTTCGACCGCACCGACCAATCCATCTTCGGCCGCTGGTGGTGGACGGTCGACCGCTGGCAGCTCGCCGCGCTGGCGGTGCTGATGGCGCTCGGCACGGTCCTCATCACCGCGGCCAGCCCGCCGGTGGCGGAGCGCATCGGCATCCAGGACACCTTCTACTTCGTCGAACGCCACCTGATGATGCTGATCCCCAGCGTCGCCATCATGTGCGGCGTCTCGCTGCTCAGCCCGCGCGGCGTGCGGCGGGCGGCTCTGGTGGTCTTCCTGATCGCGGTGGCGCTGGTCTACGCGACGCTGGTCGTCGGCGTCGAGATCAAGGGCGCGCGGCGCTGGATCCACGTCCCCGGCCTGTCGATCCAGCCGTCGGAGTTCGTGAAGCCGGCCTTCGCGGTGGTCGGGGCGTGGCTGTTCTCGCTGTCGCGCACCAACCCCGGCTTTCCCGGCACGATCCTGTCGATCCTGCTCTACGGCCTGACCGTCGGCGGCCTGCTGCTCCAGCCCGACCTGGGCATGACGGTGGTGGTGTCGGCGGTGTGGTTCTCGCAGTTCTTCCTGGCCGGGCTGAACATCATGCTGGTCGGCGGCCTGGGCGTGCTGGGCGTGGCCGGCCTCGTCGGCGCCTATTTCACGCTGCCGCACGTCCACAGCCGCATCAACCGCTTCCTCGACCCGTCGAGCGGCGACACCTATCAGGTCAGCCGCTCGCTGGAGGCCTTCGCCAACGGCGGGCTGATGGGCACCGGCCCCGGCCAGGGCACGGTGAAATACTCGCTGCCGGACAGCCACGCCGACTTCATCTTCGCCGTCGCCGGCGAGGAGATGGGGCTGATCTTCTGCCTGATCATCATCCTGCTGTTCGCCTTCATCGTGCTGCGCGGCTTCGCGCGGGTGTTCAACGACACCAACTACTTCGTGCTGCTGGCGGCGAGCGGCCTGCTGATCCAGTTCGGCCTGCAGGCGGCGATCAACATGGGCTCCGCCCTGCATCTGATGCCGACCAAGGGCATGACGCTGCCCTTCATCTCCTACGGCGGCTCCTCGCTGCTGGCGCTGGGCTTCGGCATGGGGATGGTGCTGGCGCTGACCCGCAAACGCTTCGGCCCGGCGGAGTGA
- a CDS encoding UDP-N-acetylmuramoylalanyl-D-glutamyl-2,6-diaminopimelate--D-alanyl-D-alanine ligase produces the protein MSEAKTVLWTAEDAAAATSGQATRSWAATGVSIDSRKVAPGDLFVAIKGPNFDGHDFVAKALEAGAAAALVSTVPPGVPGDASLLAVEQDTLAALGDLGHVARLRTQARVVGVTGSVGKTSTKEALRHVLSAQGRTFATEGSLNNHWGVPLSLARMPEDSEFGVFELGMNHAGELGPLSRQVMPDVAIITTVEAAHLEFFDSVEAIADAKAEIFEGMNPNGVAVLNRDNPHFGRLLAAARTQGLSRIWSFGSHVDADARLVDCSLHATCSAVTAIIRGERIHYSLALPGRHWVMNSLAVLLAVKALGADVAAAARALSTIAPVKGRGTRKRVQAAQGAFTLIDESYNASPAAMTATFAVLGKIDPGAGGRRLAVLGDMRELGDRADALHAALAEPLRAAHVDAVYACGPHMRALFDRLPAAMRGAWTDTSAELAPLLAGAVRGGDVVLIKGSLGSRMATVVDALSALDTKDNKQTEKNNNGSSPAADTDQAAAHGHKG, from the coding sequence ATGAGCGAGGCCAAGACCGTCCTGTGGACCGCCGAGGATGCCGCCGCCGCCACCAGCGGCCAGGCGACGCGTTCCTGGGCGGCGACCGGGGTCAGCATCGACAGCCGCAAGGTGGCGCCGGGCGACCTGTTCGTCGCCATCAAGGGGCCGAACTTCGACGGCCACGACTTCGTCGCCAAGGCGCTGGAGGCCGGCGCCGCCGCGGCGCTGGTCAGCACCGTGCCGCCCGGCGTCCCGGGCGACGCCTCCCTTCTGGCGGTGGAGCAGGACACGCTGGCGGCGCTGGGCGATCTCGGCCACGTCGCGCGGCTGCGCACCCAGGCCAGGGTGGTGGGCGTCACCGGTTCGGTCGGCAAGACCAGCACCAAGGAGGCGCTGCGCCACGTCCTGTCGGCGCAGGGCCGCACCTTCGCCACCGAAGGCAGCCTGAACAACCATTGGGGCGTGCCCCTGTCGCTGGCCCGCATGCCGGAGGACAGCGAGTTCGGCGTGTTCGAGCTGGGCATGAACCACGCGGGCGAGCTTGGGCCCCTGTCGCGGCAGGTGATGCCCGACGTCGCGATCATCACCACGGTCGAGGCGGCGCATCTGGAGTTCTTCGACTCCGTCGAGGCGATCGCCGACGCCAAGGCCGAGATCTTCGAGGGCATGAACCCCAACGGGGTCGCCGTCCTCAACCGCGACAACCCGCATTTCGGGCGGCTGCTCGCCGCCGCGCGCACCCAGGGGCTGAGCCGCATCTGGAGCTTCGGCTCCCACGTCGACGCCGATGCGCGTCTGGTGGACTGCTCCCTGCACGCCACCTGCAGCGCCGTGACCGCGATTATCCGGGGCGAGCGCATCCACTACAGCTTGGCGCTGCCCGGCCGGCATTGGGTGATGAACAGCCTCGCCGTGCTGCTGGCGGTGAAGGCGCTGGGCGCCGACGTCGCCGCGGCGGCCCGCGCCCTGTCCACCATCGCGCCGGTGAAGGGCCGCGGCACGCGCAAGCGCGTCCAGGCCGCGCAGGGCGCCTTCACCCTGATCGACGAGAGCTACAACGCCAGCCCCGCCGCCATGACCGCGACCTTCGCGGTGCTCGGCAAGATCGACCCCGGCGCCGGGGGCCGGCGCCTCGCCGTGCTGGGCGACATGCGGGAGCTGGGCGACCGCGCCGACGCCCTGCACGCCGCGCTGGCCGAGCCGCTGCGCGCCGCGCATGTGGACGCCGTCTACGCCTGCGGCCCGCACATGCGCGCCCTGTTCGACCGCCTGCCCGCCGCCATGCGCGGCGCCTGGACGGACACCAGCGCCGAGCTGGCCCCCCTTCTCGCCGGCGCGGTGCGCGGCGGCGACGTGGTGCTGATCAAGGGGTCCCTTGGCAGCCGCATGGCGACGGTGGTGGACGCCCTGTCCGCCCTGGACACCAAAGACAACAAGCAAACCGAAAAGAACAACAACGGCTCCTCGCCCGCGGCTGACACGGATCAGGCCGCGGCGCACGGGCACAAAGGCTGA
- the mraY gene encoding phospho-N-acetylmuramoyl-pentapeptide-transferase produces MLYNLLFPLADVFTPFNLFRYLTFRTGGAVLTALVISFVFFPRLIAWLKRKQGEGQPIRSDGPESHMKKKGTPTMGGLMILIAVSISTLLWVDLTNAYTWIVLLVTIGYGLIGFGDDYLKLTKRNTKGLSGRFRLTWEIIIGVSAAAAIMYVSAPPLSGGLAVPFVKDFLIQLSWFFIPVGAFVMVGASNAVNLTDGLDGLAIVPTMIAAGCFGLIAYLTGNAIFANYLQIHHVPGAGELAVFCGALVGAGIGFLWYNAPPAMVFMGDTGSLALGGALGAVSVVTKHEIVLAIIGGLFVLETVSVIVQVASFKLTGKRVFRMAPLHHHFEKKGWAESTVVIRFWIIASILALVGLSTLKLR; encoded by the coding sequence ATGCTCTACAACCTGCTCTTCCCCCTGGCGGACGTCTTCACGCCGTTCAACCTGTTCCGGTATCTGACCTTCCGGACGGGCGGCGCGGTGCTGACGGCGCTCGTCATCAGCTTCGTGTTCTTTCCGCGCCTGATCGCGTGGCTGAAACGCAAGCAGGGCGAGGGCCAGCCGATCCGCTCCGACGGGCCGGAAAGCCATATGAAGAAGAAGGGCACGCCCACCATGGGCGGCCTGATGATCCTGATCGCCGTGTCGATCAGCACGCTGCTGTGGGTCGACCTGACCAACGCCTACACCTGGATCGTGCTGCTGGTGACGATCGGCTACGGGCTGATCGGCTTCGGCGACGACTATCTGAAGCTGACCAAGCGCAACACCAAGGGCCTGTCGGGCCGCTTCCGCCTGACCTGGGAGATCATCATCGGCGTCTCCGCCGCCGCCGCCATCATGTATGTGTCGGCGCCGCCGCTGTCCGGCGGTCTGGCCGTGCCCTTCGTGAAGGACTTCCTGATCCAGCTCTCCTGGTTCTTCATCCCCGTCGGCGCCTTCGTCATGGTCGGGGCGTCGAACGCGGTGAACCTGACGGACGGTCTGGATGGCCTCGCCATCGTGCCGACGATGATCGCGGCGGGCTGCTTCGGCCTGATCGCCTACCTCACCGGCAACGCGATCTTCGCCAACTATCTCCAGATTCACCATGTGCCCGGTGCTGGTGAGCTTGCCGTTTTCTGCGGGGCTCTGGTCGGTGCGGGGATCGGTTTCCTCTGGTACAACGCGCCCCCCGCCATGGTCTTCATGGGCGACACCGGCTCGCTGGCCCTCGGCGGCGCGCTGGGAGCCGTCAGCGTGGTCACCAAGCACGAGATCGTGCTGGCGATCATCGGCGGCCTGTTCGTGCTGGAGACCGTGTCGGTGATCGTCCAGGTCGCCTCGTTCAAGCTGACCGGAAAGCGCGTGTTCCGCATGGCGCCCCTGCACCATCACTTCGAGAAGAAGGGATGGGCGGAGTCCACCGTGGTCATCCGCTTCTGGATCATCGCCTCCATCCTGGCCCTGGTCGGCCTGTCCACGCTGAAGCTCCGCTGA
- a CDS encoding division/cell wall cluster transcriptional repressor MraZ, which produces MAIFLSTYVNKVDRKGRCSIPAQFRQSLAKTSAPGTVYLWPSLNHQALEGADQDYLDVLSESLESPDLDSDERDMIETFIFGKLIPVSLDTEGRIVLPKELAEFAGIDEEAAFIGRRKTFQIWEPGALKAHEQTLRDQVVRKDISLSQIVAKASRAAAAGRGGEGA; this is translated from the coding sequence ATGGCCATTTTCCTGTCCACATACGTCAACAAAGTTGACAGGAAAGGCCGCTGCTCCATCCCGGCGCAGTTCCGGCAGTCGCTTGCCAAGACTTCGGCTCCCGGCACCGTCTATCTCTGGCCTTCGCTGAATCATCAGGCGCTGGAAGGCGCCGATCAGGATTATCTCGACGTGCTTTCCGAAAGCCTGGAATCCCCCGATCTGGATTCGGACGAGCGCGACATGATCGAGACCTTCATCTTCGGCAAGCTGATCCCCGTCTCGCTGGACACCGAAGGTCGGATCGTCCTGCCCAAGGAACTCGCCGAATTCGCCGGAATCGACGAGGAAGCCGCCTTCATCGGCCGCCGCAAGACCTTCCAGATCTGGGAGCCCGGCGCCCTGAAGGCCCATGAACAGACGCTGCGCGACCAGGTCGTGCGCAAGGACATTTCGCTGAGCCAGATCGTCGCCAAGGCGTCCCGCGCCGCCGCCGCCGGCCGGGGAGGGGAGGGCGCATGA
- the rsmH gene encoding 16S rRNA (cytosine(1402)-N(4))-methyltransferase RsmH has product MIVKPPAPAPVSSAPASPHISVLLNEVVDALSPRDGGVYVDGTFGAGGYSRAILDRADCRVWGIDRDPEAIGRGRQLALAYPGRLEIVEGRFGDMDRLLAEHGVESVDGVALDIGVSSPQIDEPERGFSFRFDGPLDMRMGRDGPTAADVVNTASEAELADIVFHYGEERMARRVARAIVAARLETPFARTKQLADVVRSVVPKGKGDAIDPATRTFQALRIHVNDELGELRRGLAAAESLLKPGGRLAVVSFHSLEDREVKTFLKERSSPPPSPSRHAPSLAADARSPSFRLLSRKPIVPTDQEAHSNPRARSARLRAAERTAAPAYPAPGKEAA; this is encoded by the coding sequence ATGATCGTGAAGCCCCCTGCCCCCGCTCCCGTCTCCTCCGCCCCGGCCTCGCCGCACATCTCCGTCCTGCTGAACGAGGTCGTGGACGCGCTCTCCCCGCGCGACGGCGGCGTCTATGTGGACGGCACCTTCGGCGCCGGCGGCTATTCCCGCGCGATTCTCGACCGTGCCGACTGCCGGGTCTGGGGAATCGACCGCGATCCCGAAGCCATCGGGCGCGGCCGCCAGCTCGCCCTCGCCTATCCGGGCCGGCTGGAGATCGTCGAAGGCCGATTCGGCGACATGGACCGGCTGCTCGCCGAGCACGGCGTCGAATCGGTGGACGGCGTGGCGCTGGACATCGGCGTCTCCTCCCCGCAGATCGACGAGCCGGAGCGCGGCTTCTCCTTCCGATTCGACGGCCCGCTCGACATGCGGATGGGACGCGACGGGCCGACCGCCGCCGACGTGGTGAACACCGCCTCGGAAGCCGAGCTGGCCGACATCGTCTTCCATTACGGCGAGGAGCGCATGGCCCGCCGCGTGGCCCGCGCCATCGTCGCCGCGCGGCTGGAAACCCCCTTCGCGCGCACCAAGCAGCTGGCCGACGTGGTGCGGTCGGTGGTGCCGAAGGGGAAGGGCGACGCCATCGACCCGGCGACCCGCACCTTCCAGGCGCTGCGCATCCATGTGAACGACGAGCTGGGCGAGTTGCGCCGCGGCCTCGCCGCCGCCGAATCGCTGCTGAAGCCCGGCGGCCGCCTCGCCGTCGTCTCCTTCCATTCGCTGGAGGACCGGGAAGTGAAGACGTTCCTGAAGGAACGCTCCTCGCCCCCGCCCTCCCCGTCCCGACACGCGCCGAGCCTCGCGGCGGACGCGCGTTCCCCATCCTTCCGGCTCCTGTCGCGCAAGCCCATCGTGCCGACGGACCAGGAAGCCCACAGCAACCCACGCGCGCGCTCTGCCCGGCTGCGCGCGGCTGAACGCACGGCGGCGCCGGCCTATCCGGCGCCCGGCAAGGAGGCGGCATGA
- a CDS encoding UDP-N-acetylmuramoyl-L-alanyl-D-glutamate--2,6-diaminopimelate ligase, producing the protein MPAITVTGLTADSRAVRPGFVFAALPGAKVDGRAFIADALAKGAVAVVAPVGTVLPAGSAAILVADEQPRRLFARLAAAFHGRHPDTVVAVTGTNGKTSTVQFARQMWDLMGLKAASLGTLGLIGPGLDDYGGMTTPDPVSLHRDLAAVKDKGIEHLAMEASSHGLEQFRLDGVVLKAAGFTNLTRDHLDYHGTMEAYLQAKAMLFGRVLPDGGTAVLNADSGTFAELAGICSQRGHRVFGYGLAGREIRVNGVEPLAHGQRLDLTVLGRDLTVDLPLAGRFQAWNVLCALGLVIGSGADRDEALATLTRLEGVPGRLQHVATHPCGAAVYVDFAHTPDALETVLLALKQHARNRLIAVFGCGGDRDRGKRPVMGELAGRLADRAIVTDDNPRTEVPAAIRKEVLAGHPALEEIGDRREAIRAAVRSLQPGDVLVVAGKGHEHGQIVGTEVLPFDDATEARAAVAEVGAA; encoded by the coding sequence GTGCCGGCCATCACTGTGACCGGGTTGACCGCGGACAGCCGCGCGGTCAGGCCCGGTTTCGTCTTTGCCGCCCTGCCGGGCGCGAAGGTGGACGGGCGCGCCTTCATCGCCGACGCGCTCGCCAAGGGCGCCGTCGCGGTGGTGGCGCCGGTCGGGACCGTCCTGCCCGCCGGCAGCGCCGCGATCCTGGTGGCGGACGAGCAGCCGCGCCGTCTCTTCGCGCGCCTCGCCGCCGCCTTCCACGGGCGGCATCCGGACACCGTCGTCGCCGTGACGGGCACCAACGGCAAGACCTCCACCGTCCAGTTCGCCCGCCAGATGTGGGACCTGATGGGCCTGAAGGCGGCCAGCCTGGGCACGCTCGGGCTGATCGGGCCGGGGCTGGACGATTACGGCGGGATGACCACCCCGGACCCGGTGTCGCTCCACCGCGACCTCGCCGCCGTCAAGGACAAGGGGATCGAGCATCTGGCGATGGAGGCGTCCAGCCACGGGCTGGAGCAGTTCCGACTCGACGGGGTGGTCCTCAAGGCCGCCGGCTTCACCAACCTGACCCGCGACCATCTGGACTACCACGGCACGATGGAGGCCTACCTCCAGGCCAAGGCGATGCTGTTCGGACGGGTGTTGCCCGATGGGGGAACCGCCGTCCTGAACGCCGACAGCGGCACATTCGCCGAGCTTGCCGGGATTTGTTCACAGCGCGGTCACCGCGTCTTCGGATACGGTCTGGCCGGTCGCGAGATCCGGGTCAACGGGGTCGAGCCGCTGGCCCACGGCCAGCGCCTGGACCTGACGGTCCTGGGCCGCGATCTCACCGTGGACCTGCCGCTGGCGGGCCGCTTCCAGGCGTGGAACGTGCTGTGCGCGCTCGGCCTGGTGATCGGCTCCGGCGCGGACCGTGACGAGGCTCTCGCCACCCTGACCCGCCTTGAGGGCGTGCCGGGGCGCCTGCAGCACGTCGCCACCCACCCCTGCGGGGCGGCGGTCTATGTCGATTTCGCCCACACGCCCGACGCGCTGGAAACGGTGCTGCTGGCGCTGAAGCAGCACGCCCGGAACCGCCTGATCGCGGTGTTCGGGTGCGGCGGCGACCGCGACCGCGGGAAGCGGCCGGTGATGGGGGAGCTGGCCGGCCGTCTGGCCGACCGCGCCATCGTCACCGACGACAACCCGCGCACCGAGGTGCCGGCGGCCATCCGCAAGGAGGTCCTGGCGGGCCATCCGGCCCTGGAGGAGATCGGCGACCGGCGCGAGGCCATCCGCGCCGCCGTCCGCAGCCTTCAGCCCGGTGACGTCCTGGTCGTCGCCGGCAAGGGACATGAGCATGGTCAGATCGTCGGGACGGAGGTCCTTCCCTTCGACGACGCGACCGAGGCACGAGCCGCCGTGGCGGAGGTTGGAGCAGCATGA
- a CDS encoding penicillin-binding protein 2 — protein MSVPPPGIDPAHGAYSVPPPASKPRTSLSVALEQSRNRLMVTAAMVAVVFSAIGVKLVDATLFNHAAEPRPRMAAEVDAPPVNRADIVDRNGNLLATSLATQSLYADPKLISRPDEVARKLTTALPELDYKDLLTKLSGDKRFVWIKRNLTPKQQAAVFRLGLPGVYFEREERRFYPASNLTSHLVGFTGVDNNGLAGLEQQFNKRLTTDPKPLQLSIDLRLQHIMKKELQTTIEEFSAIGATGIIYDVRNGEVMSMVSLPDFDPHNPTGLDPDTLFNRATLGVYEMGSTFKIFNTAMSLDSGKIRVSDTFDTINNIQVGRFTIREYHPFRHNLTVAEVFQESSNLGSVRMALTLGVQHQKSFMTKLGMTRPTSLELPENGWPLVPNPWREVNTMTISFGHGMSVSPMHTVNAAASIINGGVLHPPTLLKRDPAVEVPGEQVISPKTSAMMRRLFRFVVTDGTAKSANAKGYVVGGKTGTAEKQKGRSYARNSRMSSFLGAFPMHDPRYIVYVLVDEPKGTKKTYGFATGGWVAAPAVGRIVKQIGPLLGVQPVDEASPDVINATYINTAGQTTPPAPPPPPAQPKGSTVASVPPAGNKPR, from the coding sequence ATGAGCGTTCCGCCGCCCGGCATCGATCCCGCGCACGGCGCCTACAGCGTCCCGCCCCCGGCTTCCAAGCCGCGGACGTCGCTGTCGGTCGCGCTGGAGCAGAGCCGGAACCGGTTGATGGTGACCGCGGCCATGGTCGCCGTGGTCTTTTCCGCCATCGGCGTGAAGCTGGTGGACGCGACCCTGTTCAACCACGCGGCGGAACCGCGCCCGCGCATGGCCGCGGAGGTCGACGCCCCGCCGGTCAACCGCGCCGACATCGTGGACCGCAACGGCAACCTGCTGGCGACCTCGCTCGCCACGCAGTCGCTCTACGCCGACCCCAAGCTGATCAGCCGGCCGGACGAGGTGGCGCGCAAGCTGACCACCGCCCTGCCGGAGCTGGACTACAAGGACCTGCTGACCAAGCTCAGCGGCGACAAGCGGTTCGTCTGGATCAAGCGCAACCTGACGCCCAAGCAGCAGGCGGCGGTGTTCCGCCTGGGCCTGCCCGGCGTCTATTTCGAACGGGAGGAGCGCCGCTTCTACCCGGCCTCCAACCTGACCTCGCATCTGGTCGGCTTCACCGGCGTGGACAACAACGGCCTCGCCGGGCTGGAGCAGCAGTTCAACAAGCGGCTGACCACCGACCCGAAGCCGCTGCAGCTTTCGATCGACCTGCGCCTTCAGCACATCATGAAGAAGGAGTTGCAGACGACGATCGAGGAGTTCAGCGCCATCGGCGCCACCGGCATCATCTATGATGTCCGCAACGGCGAAGTCATGTCGATGGTCTCGCTGCCCGATTTCGACCCGCACAACCCGACGGGGCTCGACCCGGACACGCTGTTCAACCGCGCGACGCTCGGCGTGTACGAGATGGGCTCCACCTTCAAGATCTTCAACACGGCGATGTCGCTGGATTCGGGGAAGATCCGCGTCTCCGACACCTTCGACACCATCAACAACATCCAGGTCGGCCGCTTCACGATCCGCGAATACCACCCCTTCCGCCACAACCTGACGGTGGCCGAGGTGTTCCAGGAATCGTCGAACCTGGGCTCGGTGCGCATGGCGCTGACGCTCGGCGTGCAGCACCAGAAGTCCTTCATGACCAAGCTGGGCATGACCCGCCCGACCTCGCTGGAGCTGCCGGAGAACGGCTGGCCGCTGGTGCCGAACCCGTGGCGGGAGGTCAACACCATGACCATCTCCTTCGGCCACGGCATGTCGGTCAGCCCGATGCACACGGTCAACGCCGCCGCCTCGATCATCAACGGCGGCGTGCTGCACCCGCCGACCCTGCTGAAGCGCGACCCCGCGGTCGAGGTGCCGGGCGAGCAGGTCATCAGCCCGAAGACCTCGGCGATGATGCGCCGCCTGTTCCGCTTCGTGGTCACCGACGGCACGGCGAAGTCGGCCAACGCCAAGGGCTACGTCGTCGGCGGCAAGACCGGCACGGCGGAGAAGCAGAAGGGCCGCAGCTACGCCCGGAACTCCCGCATGTCGTCGTTCCTCGGGGCGTTCCCGATGCACGATCCCCGCTACATCGTCTATGTCCTGGTGGACGAGCCGAAGGGCACCAAGAAGACCTACGGCTTCGCCACCGGCGGCTGGGTCGCCGCTCCCGCGGTCGGCCGGATCGTGAAGCAGATCGGCCCGCTGCTCGGCGTCCAGCCGGTGGACGAGGCTTCCCCCGACGTCATCAACGCCACCTACATCAACACCGCCGGTCAGACGACCCCACCCGCACCGCCGCCTCCGCCCGCGCAACCGAAAGGCAGCACCGTTGCTTCTGTCCCACCTGCTGGCAACAAGCCCCGCTGA
- the murD gene encoding UDP-N-acetylmuramoyl-L-alanine--D-glutamate ligase, producing the protein MINLFYMEGLPVAVMGLGKSGLATAEALTQSGADVWVWDDNESSRAAALDKGYKVVDLTTADLTELTTIVWSPGIPHTHPKPHPVALRARAANIELVCDIELLARSERDSAYIGITGTNGKSTTTTLIGHVMEAAGRRIAVGGNLGTPALTFPSVGAGGSYVLEMSSYQLELTYSITFDVAVLLNITPDHLARHGGMDGYVAAKKLIFHRQTKPRTAVIGVDDPTCRAIWEDLKAKGDQVIWPVSALGPVPGGVYAENGWLVDDTFGAAERVAELAAFPALLGTHNWQNAAAAFAACKAAGVPAPAIVAAMTTFPGLAHRQQLVRTIDGVRFVNDSKATNADATEKALATFDPIYWILGGQAKETGLDGLEAYAPRVRHAFLIGEASDRFAAWLEANKVPHTRCGTLDVAVNASAELALAEALPGACVLLSPACASWDQFANFEKRGEAFADAVNRLEGNAVPGDRA; encoded by the coding sequence ATGATCAACCTGTTCTACATGGAAGGACTGCCGGTGGCGGTCATGGGGCTGGGCAAGTCGGGCCTCGCCACGGCGGAGGCGCTCACCCAGAGCGGCGCCGACGTGTGGGTGTGGGACGACAACGAGTCCAGCCGCGCCGCCGCCCTCGACAAGGGCTACAAGGTCGTCGACCTGACCACGGCGGACCTGACCGAGCTGACCACCATCGTCTGGTCGCCGGGCATCCCGCACACCCACCCGAAGCCCCATCCGGTGGCCCTGCGCGCCCGCGCCGCGAACATCGAGCTGGTCTGCGACATCGAGCTGCTGGCCCGGTCGGAGCGCGATTCGGCCTACATCGGCATCACCGGCACCAACGGGAAGTCCACCACCACCACCCTGATCGGCCATGTGATGGAGGCCGCCGGGCGGCGCATCGCCGTCGGCGGCAACCTGGGCACCCCGGCGCTGACCTTCCCCTCCGTGGGGGCCGGCGGCAGCTACGTGCTGGAGATGTCGAGCTACCAGCTGGAACTGACCTACTCGATCACGTTCGACGTGGCGGTGCTGCTCAACATCACGCCGGACCATCTGGCCCGGCACGGCGGCATGGACGGCTACGTCGCCGCCAAGAAGCTGATCTTCCATCGCCAGACCAAGCCGCGCACCGCGGTGATCGGCGTCGACGACCCGACCTGCCGGGCGATCTGGGAGGACCTCAAGGCCAAGGGCGATCAGGTGATCTGGCCGGTCTCCGCCCTGGGCCCGGTGCCCGGAGGCGTCTACGCCGAGAACGGCTGGCTGGTCGACGACACCTTCGGCGCCGCGGAGCGCGTGGCCGAGCTGGCCGCCTTCCCGGCGCTGCTCGGCACGCACAACTGGCAGAACGCCGCCGCGGCCTTCGCGGCCTGCAAGGCGGCGGGCGTGCCGGCCCCGGCCATCGTCGCCGCCATGACCACCTTCCCCGGCCTCGCCCACCGCCAGCAGCTGGTGCGGACCATCGACGGCGTGCGCTTCGTCAACGACAGCAAGGCGACCAACGCCGACGCCACGGAAAAGGCGCTGGCGACCTTCGACCCGATCTACTGGATCCTCGGCGGTCAGGCGAAGGAGACCGGTCTCGACGGGCTGGAGGCCTACGCGCCCCGCGTCCGCCACGCCTTCCTGATCGGCGAGGCGTCGGACCGCTTCGCCGCGTGGCTGGAGGCCAACAAGGTCCCGCACACCCGCTGCGGCACGCTGGACGTGGCGGTCAACGCCTCGGCGGAGCTGGCGCTGGCCGAGGCGCTGCCCGGCGCCTGCGTGCTGCTGTCGCCGGCCTGCGCCTCCTGGGACCAGTTCGCGAATTTCGAGAAGCGCGGCGAGGCCTTCGCCGACGCCGTGAACCGACTCGAAGGCAACGCCGTTCCGGGGGACCGCGCCTGA